One Amaranthus tricolor cultivar Red isolate AtriRed21 chromosome 10, ASM2621246v1, whole genome shotgun sequence genomic window carries:
- the LOC130825987 gene encoding UPF0481 protein At3g47200-like — MLRNKSITLHLKKFPIYSRQSCSKSLLSENRSVTSSNTNMFESLKEKMKAIQHHPQPHRSSLRKKKVSIYRVPAKLRKIDAKSYEPHFISIGPYHHGSPSLQASEQLKLLALNSLIGNSGTHKISVDKLISVLHSIEHDVRESYSEEIGLSSEKFVEMMLLDGCFIVHLFKELNENDFNSCLSLLPKRWMLPVVRRDLITLENQLPMIVLKTIYKETRSNSNKETSLERLVLNFINPLMRREKNVLEQCIMDLTTSNKDKCYHHLLDVFHSSLSLRKANRGKEPHMHRSITELKESGIKIRVREDTQLLDIKFKNGVLRIPGLQMDNHTGSVLRNIVAYEQCHHDCKPDMTAYLFFLDKLINSADDVGLMHYEGVIQHSLGSNKQVAKLVNNLCVEVEYDGNESYLCDVVESINLYSGRWLIKVKTRLKHDYFTNLWVGISTLAALLMIYLTVLQTSCDIIDAQEKYYKGRTGLWFGLHRFLLHPIQGVKDTSWSALSFINGVVFPNNSVKEPTQPEF, encoded by the exons ATGTTAAGAAACAAATCCATTAcactacatttgaaaaaattccCAATATATTCTAGACAATCATGTTCAAAATCCCTGTTATCAGAAAATAGGTCTGTAACTTCTAGCAACACAAACATGTTTGAGTctttaaaagagaaaatgaagGCAATACAACACCACCCGCAACCCCATCGATCATCGTTGCGT AAAAAGAAAGTCAGCATATACCGTGTCCCAGCCAAGCTACGCAAGATCGATGCAAAATCGTACGAGCCTCATTTCATATCAATTGGCCCGTACCATCATGGTTCGCCTAGCTTGCAAGCTTCGGAGCAGCTCAAATTGCTCGCTTTAAATAGTCTTATTGGTAACTCAGGTACGCATAAAATTAGTGTCGATAAGCTGATTTCAGTACTACATAGCATCGAGCATGATGTTCGAGAGTCTTATTCCGAAGAAATTGGATTGAGTAGTGAAAAGTTTGTAGAAATGATGCTTCTTGATGGGTGTTTTATTGTTCATCTCTTTAAAGAACTTAACGAAAACGACTTCAATTCTTGTTTATCCCTTCTCCCTAAGAGATGGATGTTACCTGTTGTTCGTCGTGATCTAATCACTCTCGAAAACCAACTACCTATGATTGTCCTTAAGACAATTTACAAGGAAACACGATCAAATTCAAACAAGGAAACATCACTTGAAAGACTTGTACTAAACTTCATTAACCCATTAATGAGAAGAGAAAAGAATGTTCTAGAACAATGCATTATGGACTTAACCACTAGTAACAAAGATAAGTGTTATCATCACCTTTTGGATGTTTTTCATTCGAGTCTGAGCCTTCGAAAGGCGAATAGAGGTAAAGAACCTCATATGCATAGGTCAATAACAGAGCTAAAAGAGTCTGGTATCAAGATACGCGTGCGTGAGGACACCCAATTACTCGACATAAAGTTCAAGAATGGGGTGTTAAGGATACCCGGATTGCAGATGGACAATCATACAGGCAGTGTCTTAAGGAATATTGTCGCATACGAGCAGTGCCACCACGACTGCAAGCCTGATATGACAGCGTACTTATTCTTCCTCGACAAGCTCATTAACTCTGCTGACGATGTTGGACTAATGCACTACGAAGGCGTGATACAACACTCCTTAGGGAGCAACAAACAAGTGGCTAAACTTGTTAATAATCTTTGCGTCGAAGTCGAATATGATGGTAACGAGTCTTATTTATGTGACGTTGTAGAAAGTATTAATTTGTATTCTGGCCGTTGGTTGATTAAGGTTAAGACTAGACTTAAACAtgattattttactaatttgtgGGTTGGGATTTCGACATTAGCTGCACTTTTGATGATTTATCTTACGGTTTTGCAGACGAGTTGTGATATAATCGATGCTCAAGAAAAGTATTATAAGGGTAGGACGGGATTATGGTTTGGGCTTCATAGGTTCCTTCTTCATCCTATTCAGGGTGTTAAGGATACAAGTTGGTCTGCTTTAAGCTTCATTAATGGGGTTGTTTTTCCTAACAATtctgtcaaagaaccaactcaaccagaATTTTAA
- the LOC130826221 gene encoding late embryogenesis abundant protein At5g17165-like isoform X1 has translation MAANTNFRGVFSFGKRFGTHFITQSPPTCSISAAPAFRRSLHASVYDKNIDDLPDYVVHPHSEKYYWSPNPNTGVFRPQSEHNTGVFNASSTTNGGADSVLDQKAVFRSVQELDEPHPSNLSV, from the exons ATGGCCGCTAACACGAATTTCCGTGGAGTTTTTAGCTTTGGAAAGAGATTCGGAACTCACTTCATAACTCAGTCTCCTCCAACTTGTTCAATTTCAGCTGCTCCTGCCTTCag GAGATCACTGCATGCTTCGGTGTACGACAAGAACATTGATGACCTGCCAGATTATGTAGTTCACCCTCACTCCGAAAAGTATTACTGGTCTCCTAATCCAAACACTGGTGTTTTCAGACCCCAATCAGAACATAATACCGGCGTTTTCAACGCGTCATCAACTACAAACGGTGGCGCCGACTCTGTGCTGGATCAGAAGGCTGTTTTTCGCTCTGTTCAGGAGCTGGACGAGCCCCACCCTAGCAACCTTAGTGtttaa
- the LOC130825874 gene encoding vegetative cell wall protein gp1-like: MGKTSVTKLSLLVVILFAFATSHFPFRAEARHKHVQHKNHHHRRVKPSPVTIPPSPPPQISPSPAPTSTAEDLPNIEDPPRELAPVPSYPEPAPYIDINNLPPYQIHGCGYPCSDSNDCDAPCTICGANYTCAYDEPYPWPPISSPPSADSLPPVPEVPPYETHGCGYPCTNSNDCDWPCTICSANQTCTYFDIGEPAVLPPPGYEYPPYQVHGCGYPCTDSNDCDWPCTVCGFNKTCSYEEPMTLASFVPSQAPEPAPSPSSGEDEGDIDAPKPPYDIGVPADLPPPGQEYPPYQVHGCGFPCFDDNDCDWPCTACGANNTCQYD, from the exons ATGGGGAAAACTTCTGTCACCAAGCTATCTCTTCTCGTTGTCATCCTTTTTGCTTTCGCAACAT CTCATTTTCCATTTAGGGCAGAAGCAAGGCACAAGCATGTACAACACAAGAACCACCACCATCGTCGTGTAAAGCCTTCTCCAGTGACAATACCACCATCACCGCCACCACAAATATCACCATCTCCTGCACCAACATCAACCGCTGAAGACCTGCCAAACATTGAAGACCCACCAAGAGAATTAGCACCAGTTCCATCATACCCAGAACCAGCACCTTATATAGACATTAACAATTTGCCCCCATACCAAATCCACGGTTGTGGCTATCCGTGCAGCGACTCCAATGATTGTGATGCCCCATGCACAATATGTGGTGCAAACTACACATGTGCGTACGATGAACCTTACCCATGGCCCCCAATTTCTTCCCCACCTAGTGCAGATTCACTACCACCAGTACCAGAAGTCCCCCCGTACGAAACCCATGGTTGTGGCTATCCATGTACTAACTCAAACGACTGCGATTGGCCCTGCACAATCTGTAGTGCAAACCAAACATGTACTTATTTCGATATAGGAGAACCAGCTGTTCTTCCACCTCCTGGATACGAATATCCACCCTATCAGGTTCATGGGTGTGGCTACCCATGTACTGACTCAAACGACTGTGATTGGCCGTGCACAGTTTGTGGTTTTAACAAGACATGTTCGTATGAAGAACCCATGACACTGGCATCATTTGTGCCATCACAGGCACCTGAACCGGCTCCTTCACCCAGTTCAGGGGAGGACGAGGGCGATATAGATGCACCGAAACCTCCTTATGATATAGGAGTGCCAGCTGACCTTCCTCCTCCAGGACAGGAATATCCGCCTTATCAGGTTCATGGTTGTGGCTTCCCGTGCTTTGACGATAATGATTGTGATTGGCCTTGCACAGCCTGTGGTGCTAATAATACCTGCCAGTATGACTAG
- the LOC130826221 gene encoding late embryogenesis abundant protein At5g17165-like isoform X2 encodes MAANTNFRGVFSFGKRFGTHFITQSPPTCSISAAPAFRSLHASVYDKNIDDLPDYVVHPHSEKYYWSPNPNTGVFRPQSEHNTGVFNASSTTNGGADSVLDQKAVFRSVQELDEPHPSNLSV; translated from the exons ATGGCCGCTAACACGAATTTCCGTGGAGTTTTTAGCTTTGGAAAGAGATTCGGAACTCACTTCATAACTCAGTCTCCTCCAACTTGTTCAATTTCAGCTGCTCCTGCCTTCag ATCACTGCATGCTTCGGTGTACGACAAGAACATTGATGACCTGCCAGATTATGTAGTTCACCCTCACTCCGAAAAGTATTACTGGTCTCCTAATCCAAACACTGGTGTTTTCAGACCCCAATCAGAACATAATACCGGCGTTTTCAACGCGTCATCAACTACAAACGGTGGCGCCGACTCTGTGCTGGATCAGAAGGCTGTTTTTCGCTCTGTTCAGGAGCTGGACGAGCCCCACCCTAGCAACCTTAGTGtttaa